The following proteins are co-located in the Pochonia chlamydosporia 170 chromosome 6, whole genome shotgun sequence genome:
- a CDS encoding Mob1 family protein (similar to Cordyceps militaris CM01 XP_006670554.1) has protein sequence MALAPSSPRLPSPPPPAEIQISPNSPSGGAPASLHATQMEQSVLDANSKRRIHPGTKAAEMAAGPPLVPLIELDSAFQLQEHLAALHYDHTAAGTQAITREAALQLAQPPSGIDRTIWLYELCRFLISKCNQLIVGFLFDTPPCSAQTCPEMRASEWQFLCAVHEQPKSCCAIDYCCHTLDWAANVVSDQKLFPSRFAVLNDTHSKSAGVKNLVNVFRRLHRIFAHAWFQHRSVFWSVESQTGLYVFFKTVCDLYDLLPAENYKLPPEAEGLEGPPVEPEAEKPPPAILKAPSQQRPAGTEDDSLHPGGRTNTRRHIRSSPSTGSAVTTVIEADEEDTENVSNRMQSLHISGSHPTDQEPESAEVPVIVERSVMERAPKSDESSSPPVQSTPVEKETESADADETAVELEPTTKPEEKEDEDEDEEPNVVPITADESDPKPTDTTTEEPSSDDKPEEPETKPSTEENASSDPAESKEESPKKENKSEDVAGESGPVPDPE, from the exons ATGGCGCTGGCCCCAAGCTCGCCTCGCCTGCCGAgtcctcctccgcctgcAGAAATCCAGATCAGTCCAAACTCGCCATCAGGCGGAGCGCCCGCGAGCCTTCATGCGACGCAAATGGAGCAGTCCGTCTTGGATGCCAACTCCAAGCGCCGCATACATCCAGGGACCAAggcggctgagatggctgctggaCCACCCCTAGTGCCTCTGATCGAG CTTGATTCAGCCTTCCAACTGCAGGAGCATCTCGCCGCTCTGCACTACGACCACACTGCCGCAGGAACGCAAGCGATCACTCGCGAAGCTGCCCTCCAACTCGCACAACCCCCCTCGGGCATCGACCGCACAATCTGGCTCTACGAACTGTGTCGATTCCTCATCTCCAAGTGCAATCAGCTCATCGTAGGCTTCCTCTTTGACACCCCTCCGTGCAGCGCGCAAACATGTCCCGAGATGCGAGCCTCCGAGTGGCAATTCCTCTGCGCCGTCCACGAGCAGCCCAAGAGCTGTTGCGCCATCGACTACTGCTGCCACACGCTCGACTGGGCCGCCAACGTCGTCTCCGACCAGAAGCTCTTCCCCAGCCGATTCGCGGTCCTCAACGACACGCACAGCAAAAGCGCCGGTGTGAAAAACCTAGTTAACGTGTTCAGGAGACTCCACCGTATTTTCGCCCACGCGTGGTTCCAGCACCGCAGCGTATTCTGGTCGGTGGAAAGCCAAACCGGTCTCTATGTCTTTTTCAAGACAGTATGTGATCTGTACGATCTGCTCCCCGCTGAGAACTACAAGCTCCCACCGGAAGCTGAGGGTCTCGAGGGACCGCCTGTAGAGCCGGAAGCAGAAAAGCCGCCTCCAGCTATACTCAAGGCCCCTTCTCAACAACGGCCCGCGGGGACAGAAGACGACAGCCTGCACCCTGGTGGTCGCACCAACACTCGAAGGCATATTAGAAGTAGTCCTTCGACAGGCAGTGCCGTAACAACCGTGATAGAAgccgatgaagaagacaCAGAAAACGTCTCCAATAGGATGCAAAGCCTTCATATTTCCGGGTCCCATCCCACCGATCAGGAACCAGAAAGCGCAGAAGTCCCAGTTATTGTCGAGCGCTCCGTCATGGAGCGAGCTCCAAAGTCAGATGaatcatcgtcgccgccagTACAATCTACACCAGTGGAAAAGGAAACTGAGTCTGCGGACGCGGATGAGACAGCTGTAGAACTTGaacccaccaccaaaccTGAGGAgaaagaggacgaggacgaggacgaagagcCCAATGTCGTCCCTATCACAGCGGACGAAAGCGACCCAAAACCAACTGACACCACCACCGAAGAGCCATCTTCAGACGACAAGCCTGAGGAACCGGAAACAAAGCCTTCGACAGAGGAGAACGCTTCTTCAGACCCAGCCGAAAGCAAGGAAGAGTCGCCGAAGAAGGAAAATAAATCAGAGGACGTGGCAGGAGAATCTGGACCAGTTCCTGACCCAGAGTGA